A window of the Xenopus laevis strain J_2021 chromosome 9_10L, Xenopus_laevis_v10.1, whole genome shotgun sequence genome harbors these coding sequences:
- the LOC121398020 gene encoding zinc finger MYM-type protein 1-like: MVQSPLTMDYEETGDYAPVSQSQQSISAIPEITTTSNAIKNIIKSYSNDPAEWGSNISEDLREYFSKNQIQNKYVDYSASKRTYTDITRYLTKELFIRKRNNAECITRDWMIYSPSTGTIFCVPCKLYSSLSHALATSGFNDWKNAAARLREHENSPDHRKCVFIFTDRANPECRIDRALIEQEVHEQKYWREVLRRVVDVVKFLGERGLPFRGTDELFGSPQNGAFLGILELIAKYDPFLEQHIKKYGGESGRGVSNYMSSTIVEEFIELMGNKVAQVIVQELYTAKYFSLIVDSTPDLSHVDQLAIVLRYVNKDGPVERLLGFVPIYSHTGEHLENTVLSFLAVLKINIQDCRGQSYDNASNMSGRYNGLQARIRAINQLAYYVPCSAHSLNLVGTCAAESCLKAATFFNLLECIYVFFSSSTHRWNILKNELCKAPGNLSVKGLSGTRWAARSDATKALRIGFQYVKNALRELESSDHQVRVQHEAKSLLGKLNHFETAILLVVWGNILERLNATSKTLQNTKICLSEVVILYNSLIAYVQIIRDSFDTYELEAKKLTRDHTYAGEGKRLKKRKTFADESPFDDVNQHMSARNKFITETFYVLTDSLIAELKRRNQCYECLNNRFDIFNTNLPISDLRSSADKLQKNYPEDLEDCFTEEFLQFSALIPQESMVCPMAMRQYIIARDLQKTFPNTETLLRMFLCMSVTNASGERSFSCLKRIKNERRTTMGQERLSALSLLAVESALVRQLDFDDIVDSFAKQKVRKVNL; encoded by the coding sequence ATGGTGCAAAGCCCATTGACCATGGACTATGAAGAAACTGGAGATTATGCCCCAGTTTCCCAATCCCAGCAGTCCATATCTGCTATACCAGAAATTACAACAACTTCAAATGCTATCAAAAATATCATTAAGAGTTACTCTAATGATCCTGCTGAGTGGGGAAGTAACATTTCTGAAGATTTGCGTGAATATTTTTCtaagaatcaaattcaaaataagtaTGTGGACTACTCTGCATCTAAAAGAACATATACTGATATTACAAGGTATCTGACTAAAGAACTATTCATACGGAAAAGAAATAATGCTGAATGTATTACTCGTGATTGGATGATCTACTCACCCTCAACAGGAACTATATTCTGTGTGCCGTGTAAACTTTATAGTAGTTTGTCTCATGCCCTTGCAACATCGGGCTTTAATGACTGGAAAAATGCTGCTGCAAGATTAAGGGAGCATGAGAATTCACCTGATCATCGCAAGTGTGTTTTCATATTCACAGACAGGGCAAACCCTGAATGCCGAATAGACCGCGCTCTTATTGAACAAGAAGTTCATGAACAGAAGTACTGGCGGGAAGTTTTAAGAAGGGTTGTCGATGTTGTAAAGTTCCTTGGTGAACGTGGCTTACCATTCAGGGGAACTGATGAGCTATTTGGATCCCCACAGAATGGGGCATTTCTGGGAATACTAGAGCTTATTGCTAAATATGACCCATTTCTTGAGCAGCATATAAAGAAGTATGGTGGCGAGTCAGGCAGAGGGGTAAGCAACTACATGTCATCTACCATAGTAGAGGAGTTCATCGAGTTAATGGGAAATAAAGTTGCTCAAGTAATAGTGCAAGAGCTATACACtgccaaatatttttctttaattgtagaTTCCACACCAGATCTCAGTCATGTTGATCAGCTAGCAATTGTACTACGTTATGTTAACAAAGATGGGCCTGTGGAACGGTTACTGGGGTTTGTTCCAATCTATTCTCATACAGGAGAACATCTTGAAAATACTGTGTTGTCATTCCTGGCTGTATTGAAAATTAATATTCAGGATTGCAGAGGCCAAAGCTACGATAACGCTAGCAATATGTCTGGCAGATACAATGGATTGCAAGCTAGAATTCGTGCAATCAATCAGTTGGCATATTATGTGCCTTGTTCTGCACATTCACTGAATTTGGTTGGAACATGTGCTGCAGAATCCTGTCTTAAAGCAGCTACATTTTTTAATCTATTGGAGtgcatctatgtttttttttcttcatccacTCATCGATGGAACATTCTTAAAAATGAGCTTTGCAAAGCTCCTGGAAATCTTTCTGTAAAAGGTCTGTCTGGCACAAGATGGGCTGCTCGTTCTGATGCTACTAAAGCACTGAGAATCGGTTTTCAGTATGTGAAAAATGCTCTCAGAGAATTAGAGTCGTCTGATCACCAAGTAAGAGTCCAACATGAGGCAAAGTCCTTATTGGGAAAACTCAACCACTTTGAAACCGCCATTCTTCTTGTGGTGTGGGGAAACATCTTAGAAAGGCTAAATGCGACTAGTAAAACTTTACAAAACACCAAAATCTGTCTTTCAGAAGTAGTCATACTTTATAACTCATTGATTGCATATGTGCAAATAATTAGGGATTCATTTGACACATATGAACTAGAAGCTAAAAAGCTAACTAGAGACCATACATATGCAGGAGAAGGAAAAcggcttaaaaaacgcaaaaCATTTGCTGATGAATCACCATTTGATGATGTTAACCAACATATGTCAGCAAGAAACAAATTTATCACTGAAACATTCTATGTATTAACAGATTCTCTTATTGCAGAGCTTAAAAGAAGGAATCAGTGCTATGAATGCTTGAATAACcgttttgatatttttaatacaaacttgCCAATATCAGATTTACGCAGCTCTGcagacaaattgcaaaaaaactacCCAGAGGATCTCGAAGACTGTTTTACAGaagaatttttacaattttctgcaTTGATACCCCAGGAATCCATGGTGTGCCCAATGGCAATGAGGCAATATATAATTGCCAGGGACttgcaaaaaacatttccaaatactGAAACCTTGCTACGTATGTTTTTATGCatgtctgtaaccaatgccagTGGAGAAAGATCATTTTCCTGTTtgaaaaggataaaaaatgaaagaagaacTACCATGGGCCAAGAAAGGTTATCAGCCCTTTCTTTGCTAGCTGTGGAATCCGCTTTAGTCAGACAACTTGACTTTGATGACATTGTGGATTCTTTTGCTAAGCAAAAAGTACGTAAAGTTAATTTGTAA